In Taeniopygia guttata chromosome 2, bTaeGut7.mat, whole genome shotgun sequence, one genomic interval encodes:
- the NT5C3A gene encoding cytosolic 5'-nucleotidase 3A isoform X3, with translation MQALHLWTLLATYAVAVGQNQGQKNQECPKLNAQMPEFQKKTVHIKDPARVEEIICGLIKGGAAKLQIITDFDMTLSRFSYNGKRCPTCHNIIDNSKIITDECRKKLLQLKETYYAIEIDPALTIEEKYPYMVEWYHKSHALLIEQGLQKDKFAEIVRESDVMLKEGYENFFDKLSEHNIPVFIFSAGIGDILEEVIHQAGVYHSNVKVVSNFMDFDENGILKGFKGELIHVYNKHDGALKNTEYFKQLKDNSNIILLGDSQGDLSMADGVANVEHILKIGYLNDKVDELLEKYMDSYDIVLVKDESLEVANSILQKIL, from the exons ATGCAAGCCCTGCATCTCTGGACTCTGCTTGCCACCTATGCTGTTGCAGTAGGACAAAATCAAGGACAGAAGAATCAGGAGTGCCCTAAGCTCAACGCACAG ATGCCAGAATTTCAGAAGAAGACTGTCCACATTAAGGACCCAGCAAGAGTAGAGGAGATTATTTGTGGTCTCATCAAAGGTGGAGCTGCCAAACTTCAG ATTATTACAGATTTTGATATGACATTAAGTAGATTTTCCTACAATGGAAAAAGATGTCCAACTTGTCATA ACATCATTGATAACTCTAAGATCATCACAGATGAATGTCGGAAAAAG ttgTTGCAGCTGAAAGAAACTTACTATGCCATTGAAATTGATCCAGCTCTCACCATTGAAGAGAAATACCCATATATGGTAGAATG GTACCATAAATCTCATGCACTACTCATTGAACAAGGCTTACAGAAGGACAAGTTTGCAGAAATTGTAAGGGAATCTGATGTTATGCTGAA AGAAGGGTATGAGAACTTCTTTGATAAGCTCAGTGAACATAATATTCCTGTGTTCATATTTTCTGCTGGGATTGGTGACATTCTTGAAGAAGTAATCCACCAAGCTGGGGTCTACCATTCTAATGTCAAAGTGGTTTCCAATTTCATGGATTTCGATGAAAAT GGAATATTAAAAGGATTTAAAGGAGAATTGATTCATGTTTACAACAAACATGATGGTGCCTTGAAGAACACAGAGTACTTCAAACAGCTAAAAGACAACAGCAATATCATACTGCTGGGTGATTCTCAAGGAGACTTGAGTATGGCAGATGGAGTAGCAAATGTTGAGCACATTCTTAAGATTGGCTATCTCAACGATAAA GTGGATGAGCTGTTGGAAAAATACATGGACTCTTATGATATCGTCTTGGTGAAAGATGAATCCCTGGAAGTTGCAAACTCCATTCTACAGAAAATCCTGTAA
- the NT5C3A gene encoding cytosolic 5'-nucleotidase 3A isoform X4: protein MPEFQKKTVHIKDPARVEEIICGLIKGGAAKLQIITDFDMTLSRFSYNGKRCPTCHNIIDNSKIITDECRKKLLQLKETYYAIEIDPALTIEEKYPYMVEWYHKSHALLIEQGLQKDKFAEIVRESDVMLKEGYENFFDKLSEHNIPVFIFSAGIGDILEEVIHQAGVYHSNVKVVSNFMDFDENGILKGFKGELIHVYNKHDGALKNTEYFKQLKDNSNIILLGDSQGDLSMADGVANVEHILKIGYLNDKVDELLEKYMDSYDIVLVKDESLEVANSILQKIL, encoded by the exons ATGCCAGAATTTCAGAAGAAGACTGTCCACATTAAGGACCCAGCAAGAGTAGAGGAGATTATTTGTGGTCTCATCAAAGGTGGAGCTGCCAAACTTCAG ATTATTACAGATTTTGATATGACATTAAGTAGATTTTCCTACAATGGAAAAAGATGTCCAACTTGTCATA ACATCATTGATAACTCTAAGATCATCACAGATGAATGTCGGAAAAAG ttgTTGCAGCTGAAAGAAACTTACTATGCCATTGAAATTGATCCAGCTCTCACCATTGAAGAGAAATACCCATATATGGTAGAATG GTACCATAAATCTCATGCACTACTCATTGAACAAGGCTTACAGAAGGACAAGTTTGCAGAAATTGTAAGGGAATCTGATGTTATGCTGAA AGAAGGGTATGAGAACTTCTTTGATAAGCTCAGTGAACATAATATTCCTGTGTTCATATTTTCTGCTGGGATTGGTGACATTCTTGAAGAAGTAATCCACCAAGCTGGGGTCTACCATTCTAATGTCAAAGTGGTTTCCAATTTCATGGATTTCGATGAAAAT GGAATATTAAAAGGATTTAAAGGAGAATTGATTCATGTTTACAACAAACATGATGGTGCCTTGAAGAACACAGAGTACTTCAAACAGCTAAAAGACAACAGCAATATCATACTGCTGGGTGATTCTCAAGGAGACTTGAGTATGGCAGATGGAGTAGCAAATGTTGAGCACATTCTTAAGATTGGCTATCTCAACGATAAA GTGGATGAGCTGTTGGAAAAATACATGGACTCTTATGATATCGTCTTGGTGAAAGATGAATCCCTGGAAGTTGCAAACTCCATTCTACAGAAAATCCTGTAA
- the NT5C3A gene encoding cytosolic 5'-nucleotidase 3A isoform X1 produces the protein MDRTAVAKMGAVASASVCALVGGVVLAQYIFTMKKKTACMQALHLWTLLATYAVAVGQNQGQKNQECPKLNAQMPEFQKKTVHIKDPARVEEIICGLIKGGAAKLQIITDFDMTLSRFSYNGKRCPTCHNIIDNSKIITDECRKKLLQLKETYYAIEIDPALTIEEKYPYMVEWYHKSHALLIEQGLQKDKFAEIVRESDVMLKEGYENFFDKLSEHNIPVFIFSAGIGDILEEVIHQAGVYHSNVKVVSNFMDFDENGILKGFKGELIHVYNKHDGALKNTEYFKQLKDNSNIILLGDSQGDLSMADGVANVEHILKIGYLNDKVDELLEKYMDSYDIVLVKDESLEVANSILQKIL, from the exons ATGGACAGGACCGCCGTGGCCAAGATGGGAGCGGTGGCGAGCGCCAGCGTGTGCGCGCTGGTGGGCGGGGTGGTGCTGGCGCAGTACATCTTCACCATGAAGAAGAAGACGG CTTGCATGCAAGCCCTGCATCTCTGGACTCTGCTTGCCACCTATGCTGTTGCAGTAGGACAAAATCAAGGACAGAAGAATCAGGAGTGCCCTAAGCTCAACGCACAG ATGCCAGAATTTCAGAAGAAGACTGTCCACATTAAGGACCCAGCAAGAGTAGAGGAGATTATTTGTGGTCTCATCAAAGGTGGAGCTGCCAAACTTCAG ATTATTACAGATTTTGATATGACATTAAGTAGATTTTCCTACAATGGAAAAAGATGTCCAACTTGTCATA ACATCATTGATAACTCTAAGATCATCACAGATGAATGTCGGAAAAAG ttgTTGCAGCTGAAAGAAACTTACTATGCCATTGAAATTGATCCAGCTCTCACCATTGAAGAGAAATACCCATATATGGTAGAATG GTACCATAAATCTCATGCACTACTCATTGAACAAGGCTTACAGAAGGACAAGTTTGCAGAAATTGTAAGGGAATCTGATGTTATGCTGAA AGAAGGGTATGAGAACTTCTTTGATAAGCTCAGTGAACATAATATTCCTGTGTTCATATTTTCTGCTGGGATTGGTGACATTCTTGAAGAAGTAATCCACCAAGCTGGGGTCTACCATTCTAATGTCAAAGTGGTTTCCAATTTCATGGATTTCGATGAAAAT GGAATATTAAAAGGATTTAAAGGAGAATTGATTCATGTTTACAACAAACATGATGGTGCCTTGAAGAACACAGAGTACTTCAAACAGCTAAAAGACAACAGCAATATCATACTGCTGGGTGATTCTCAAGGAGACTTGAGTATGGCAGATGGAGTAGCAAATGTTGAGCACATTCTTAAGATTGGCTATCTCAACGATAAA GTGGATGAGCTGTTGGAAAAATACATGGACTCTTATGATATCGTCTTGGTGAAAGATGAATCCCTGGAAGTTGCAAACTCCATTCTACAGAAAATCCTGTAA
- the NT5C3A gene encoding cytosolic 5'-nucleotidase 3A isoform X2 — protein sequence MDRTAVAKMGAVASASVCALVGGVVLAQYIFTMKKKTGKKTKIIEMMPEFQKKTVHIKDPARVEEIICGLIKGGAAKLQIITDFDMTLSRFSYNGKRCPTCHNIIDNSKIITDECRKKLLQLKETYYAIEIDPALTIEEKYPYMVEWYHKSHALLIEQGLQKDKFAEIVRESDVMLKEGYENFFDKLSEHNIPVFIFSAGIGDILEEVIHQAGVYHSNVKVVSNFMDFDENGILKGFKGELIHVYNKHDGALKNTEYFKQLKDNSNIILLGDSQGDLSMADGVANVEHILKIGYLNDKVDELLEKYMDSYDIVLVKDESLEVANSILQKIL from the exons ATGGACAGGACCGCCGTGGCCAAGATGGGAGCGGTGGCGAGCGCCAGCGTGTGCGCGCTGGTGGGCGGGGTGGTGCTGGCGCAGTACATCTTCACCATGAAGAAGAAGACGGGTAAGAAGACCAAGATCATCGAGATG ATGCCAGAATTTCAGAAGAAGACTGTCCACATTAAGGACCCAGCAAGAGTAGAGGAGATTATTTGTGGTCTCATCAAAGGTGGAGCTGCCAAACTTCAG ATTATTACAGATTTTGATATGACATTAAGTAGATTTTCCTACAATGGAAAAAGATGTCCAACTTGTCATA ACATCATTGATAACTCTAAGATCATCACAGATGAATGTCGGAAAAAG ttgTTGCAGCTGAAAGAAACTTACTATGCCATTGAAATTGATCCAGCTCTCACCATTGAAGAGAAATACCCATATATGGTAGAATG GTACCATAAATCTCATGCACTACTCATTGAACAAGGCTTACAGAAGGACAAGTTTGCAGAAATTGTAAGGGAATCTGATGTTATGCTGAA AGAAGGGTATGAGAACTTCTTTGATAAGCTCAGTGAACATAATATTCCTGTGTTCATATTTTCTGCTGGGATTGGTGACATTCTTGAAGAAGTAATCCACCAAGCTGGGGTCTACCATTCTAATGTCAAAGTGGTTTCCAATTTCATGGATTTCGATGAAAAT GGAATATTAAAAGGATTTAAAGGAGAATTGATTCATGTTTACAACAAACATGATGGTGCCTTGAAGAACACAGAGTACTTCAAACAGCTAAAAGACAACAGCAATATCATACTGCTGGGTGATTCTCAAGGAGACTTGAGTATGGCAGATGGAGTAGCAAATGTTGAGCACATTCTTAAGATTGGCTATCTCAACGATAAA GTGGATGAGCTGTTGGAAAAATACATGGACTCTTATGATATCGTCTTGGTGAAAGATGAATCCCTGGAAGTTGCAAACTCCATTCTACAGAAAATCCTGTAA